In the genome of Fibrobacter sp., one region contains:
- the lspA gene encoding signal peptidase II — protein sequence MKEIKNKWLLFSIIAAVGFFLDWLTKYLVELKLPYGTPVDIVGKYLQFLFVYNKGAVFGINPANIIPGFPVNGFFIVFMIIAIAVLVFYYRSVPKSEVVLHWGLALIMPGALGNLFDRIVRAEKGVVDFIRVGISEEIYWPIFNLADAYVTIGVGFLLLAFIVEEKRRKEAVAGANPSVEQKESGSAVNG from the coding sequence TTGAAGGAAATCAAAAACAAGTGGCTGCTCTTTTCAATAATTGCCGCTGTCGGCTTTTTTCTGGACTGGCTTACAAAGTATCTTGTCGAACTGAAACTTCCCTATGGAACCCCGGTAGACATAGTGGGAAAGTACCTCCAGTTTCTCTTTGTTTACAACAAGGGAGCAGTCTTCGGTATCAACCCCGCCAACATTATTCCCGGTTTCCCTGTGAATGGCTTTTTTATAGTATTTATGATTATCGCTATCGCAGTTCTTGTCTTTTATTATCGCAGTGTGCCGAAAAGTGAGGTTGTTTTGCACTGGGGGCTGGCTTTGATAATGCCAGGAGCACTGGGGAACCTCTTTGACAGGATAGTACGTGCGGAAAAGGGTGTTGTGGATTTTATACGTGTGGGTATCTCGGAGGAGATTTACTGGCCAATATTCAATCTGGCTGATGCCTATGTGACAATAGGAGTGGGATTCCTTCTGTTGGCTTTCATTGTGGAGGAGAAGCGCAGGAAAGAAGCTGTTGCGGGTGCTAATCCTTCTGTTGAGCAGAAAGAGAGCGGATCTGCAGTAAATGGGTGA